aatttcttttacGTATGTAGagtagttgatggatctatattctagccatctttcatattttcttaattcTTCACCCTTTAAAATGTAAAAATATCTatagagttttgctaagtcctataaaagtacGCATGTTATTCcattctacttctactagtgacttttacatgacatataaaaaaatatcgaaaattaaccgaaccgtaccgataccgaagagaaaccgataTGATTGGGATGGTTTCGaaaaatctaattttggttatatataatagaataaccgaaaaaatgGTATGACACAAAATTAACAAAATAACCatccgaaccgaaccattgacacccctaaacAAAAGTATCACGAAACATAAGCTCCATTGTTTTGGACGTCGTTTGATTGGAATATAatttataccggtataagttatgctggtataagttatattgggataagttatgtTGTGATTAATTATACTGGGATTATTGTTTATTCattatttggtatgttgtattaagaatgacaattgcataatttctaagaagaaggtataagttataccgatGCTAATTACtccaccttctataaggtataagttatcctagtgttaaaattaacaccgggataacttatacctcatttgctaaccaaacaaagtattaaaGTGGTATTAAACttttataccacccttataccttcttatacctcataccaaacgagtAGGCGTCAAGCGATTTTTTGTTTTCGAGGTGTAAGCACAATAATTATCTTCAAATTAAAATTCAAAGCGATTCTTGCCGTGTTCTTAAAATTATGATCTTATATATGTCATAACAATCATGTAACTATACAAGCTCTTCATTAAGCGTAATATgagaatttaaaaataatttctttatGGAACAGACCAAAAACACAATTTAtttcacataaactggaatatAAAGAGCACTATTATTATTAGTTATCACTTAATACTCATTATATATTACTCATAATTACCTTGTTTAATATCTTTTGTAAATATTTTCTTACATTTGATAATTTGATGGGACTTTCTCAGAGTTTCTGGTTAATATTTATTAAGTTTTCATAAAATTCAACAGCAAAATTGACcaaaaaaacagaaaatcaaCAGCAAAATTGCATATCACTTTTCATGATTTAAACCAAGGGAcacttttgtttcattttctcCTAATATCCACAAACCTCTTTTTTAAAACCAGTGCAGTAAATAAGCACCGGTAAATAGTTATTCGCATCGCGTGTTTACacttaattaaataattaattttaagtATTAATAAATTACACTAAAATTACATATCACTTAACTGtgatttaactgttaaaaagtgTATATACAGGACAAATATCTTTATTGACTTAGTGTAAATATATAATAGGGAtaaatttttccctataaaagtCCCCTACTAGCTAGTACTCAACTTCTCAAATAAATTGCATCccacaatttcacttctattatATTCCTCTCTCTCAGACTATCAAATAAGATGGGGCGTTTGTTTGCAACTTTCTTCCTTGTAGCTATGCTGCTTTTGGCCACTGGTTCGTTTTCTATCTCCATTAAATTTTGCAATATAATAGTCCTCTcattatttgtatatatatgatGAAGTTTGATTGAGTATAGAGtttagaaaataaagaaaataactgATTTTTAACATATAGTGAAATTACACTTAGAAGTTGTTATAGTTGTGAATTGCTATGTCAATTTTATGACTATAAATATTTTACTAAGATTAAAAGCAAGGGCGAAGTAATGCGTGCCCAAAGTGGTCAACTGAATACCCTTTATTAGAATTTTTATTAGTCTTTGAACATCCTTACATAGCCGATTAGCAAATAGTGTTCAATATATGAACATCTTTATTGAATCTTCAGGCTTCACTATTGTTCAAAAAGTCCAAATTATTTACAtggttatatttttatattttaaatttccTTAACGAAAATCCTGCAGTAATATTGTACTATATTGTAATTCTTGATTTTTGATGTTTTCATATTTCACAGAGATGGGACCAATGAGTAGTGCTGAAGCAAGGACTTGTGAATCACAGAGCCACCGTTTTCATGGAACCTGCGTCAGGGGTAGTAACTGTGCCTCCGTTTGCCAGACGGAGGGTTTCATCGGCGGCAACTGCCGTGGTCTCCGCCGCCGTTGCTTCTGCACTCGCAATTGTTAAAGATCCAAAGAGAAAGTCCAAATGATTGATCTTTTCACTGTCTCAGTAATCGTTTCTTTGTTAAAGTTTCCATAATAAATAAGTTGTATTAATGCTTATCAATAAAGAGTAACTCGTGTTTTACAGCTTgtttgtttggatgattgttacGTTTTATAATTATTGAATTGTACTAtattattttgtttgatttaataTATTGTTTGGATAatttaatatgaaaaataaatttgcattattattaagaaaaaatAGGAATTGAGTAAATTTTCATATATAATAAAATATGATAAatgataaaatataattatttaataataaggaatgacaaaataaggaaaaaaagtAAGGTAATGATACCATCTCAAAAATCTATCTGTCGTtccataaaatgatatttttttaTTACATAACGATAAATTTTACGATACGatttaataaaatttaaataataataaaaatattatatttaaaataataatataataataaatagcAACCATCCAATCAAGTTGTTAGTCCATAGTTATATGTGAGTTGCAATTCTATGTATTTTCATATCTTGTTCTTTTATCAACTTAGTTATAACATATTGAGCAATGAATAATATTTGCCAGTAATATATTCATTTTATTAAAAGTTTAGTTCGAAAAATTAAAAGTTTTTCagcttgaaaaataattttacttaattTTCAAGGGATCTACAAAGATTTATAATTAACTAGGAATTAAACTATATGTTACGCAAGTATACATTTTATTCGTTTTCTTATACATACGTCTCCGAGGTGAAAGAACAAGATGAAAACATGTATTTCCTCTGctttaaatataaaattataaatcACAATTAGTTTAAAATATTTACAAGAAAAACTTCGTCAAAGAAAAGTCAAAATAATAAGATGTGCTTGAATTCTACCTCTTGCCAAATGTCGAATGTGTCTTAGCAATTTAACACCTGTAAATGCATGACAAACACGTGTCAAAGATAGAACCTATACTGTAGTAAGTACAGATAACTAGGTTAATTACACTAACGCCCATATAATATGACCCAGTTTTAGATACACCCTCCGTATTCTGAAATTAATCATTTATTATACCCCTATTCTATAGAATTCTACACATACACCCCTTTATTTATATTAACCATGGTTAGATAATATGTATTTACAAATATTGTCAGGTGGTATGCATTTACACTTTAATTGTTGATTCTCGTGATTAAGCTGTCTTCTTTGATGTAAATATCAGTTGCTAGTACGTTTTTATCGTAATTATTTACCAAATATAAATATTGTAAGATaagttaaaattatattttttttcacatttttattTCAGTTTGTTTATTTATTCTTCCATTTCAAATTTATCTTAAattgtttattttaattaaatcaTTATATAAGAGATTTAgatattttaacaaaaaaaaacgaatattttatttggtttggAAAGGTAAAAATATTTTGCCAAATACATATAAATTTTAGTCATCTCATTAAGTAATTtctgttatttttctctttaatatTTCAGAAGATACATATTTCaaaaatatttattctctttttcaataaatattttaacaaaaatatttaaactcttttaaaattttataaaatttaaatacataaaatattttatctatactttatAATTTATCTtgtaataattttattttaaaggatataTCTCATAGGAAATGTAACCATAGGATTTCTTTAGTATAGGAGGTGTAagtgtttgattttaaaatatcaGTGGTGTATTTAAAGAGTCATATTACAAAGGTGTTTAGTGTTAAAACAGAATAGTAGTAGGAGAAATAAATTAACAACATTACTAGATTCGTTAGTCATTAGTgcctccgttttaatttatatGACACAATTTGACTTGATGCATGATTTgaggaaaaaataatttttgaaaattgtgGTCTTTAAGACGTAAAAGTtcataatatttgtgtggttataaaaacttttTATTAAGAATAAAATAGGTAAAGTTAAAAGTGTTCAATTGACGTTTTGTTTTCATCTTAAAAAGTGTGGGATTTTAGTctttgctataaatgaaatgagtactaaaataaattgaaaaagaaataatttttttattgaaTTTTGATTTTGTCTGACAATTTTATGGAATTCCTTTATTTTGAATCAACAAACGGCTATATTTTCAATGTTCTTTTGACCACTATGCTGCTATGTGCCTGCGTTAAAATAATATTCCATGTTATATGTTCAAGTTGTTTTCCGCAGCACTCCCTCCTGATAGTAGAGGTAGTGGTGGGGTACGGGGGAGAGAGTGAAGCAGGAAGAAAGGGCGATTGGTTATGGGGTGGGAGGGGTGTAACGATCCGAGCtgtcgtatgatgtattatgatttatgtgaatcgtcggttttggtttttcaggttattcggaattgatttgaaaGAATGATTTTTAGCTagaagttttaaatttgaaaggctagaccaaattttgactttttagtatttgacctcggattggatttctgatggttctgttagctccgttgggtgattttagacttaggagcgcgtccggattgtgatttggaggttcgtagtagaatttggcttgaaatggcgaaaagttagaattttggaaagtttgaccgggagtgaactttttgatatcgggggcAGATTTCGATTTCGGAAGTTAGAACATGTCCGTAATGTTAAatgtgacttgtatgcaaaatttgaggtcaatcggacaaaatttgataggtttcggcatcggttgtagaagttcGAAGTTTCAAGTTTATTAATTTTGGATTtaggtgtgattcatcgtttcgatgttgttatgtgtattttgagtcctcgagtaagtccgtattatgttatgggacttgttggtatgtttggacggggtcccgaggggatCAGAcgtgtttcagattgattttggaTCATTTTCCTTCATGTTTCCACTGCTGTGTTTTACTGGTTTTTTGGTGTCCCagtccttcatcgcgttcgcgtggcaaGAGTCGCGAACGCGTAGTGTATTTTGATAGCAGTGGCATTTTCTTCATACGTTCGCAAATATTTGTCCGCGTTCGCGAGGAGTTGGGGCTAgtcttctttgcgttcgcgtatGATAGATCGTGTTCGTGTAGAGTTGAGCTGGGAGTTGGAGCTGGAGGAtctttcttcatcgcgttcgcaaggtTCGTGCCGCATTATAGTTCTGTCTCCAGTatgtatcgcgttcgcgaggccTGTGCCGCGAACGCGTAGAGCATTTTGGTGGCTAATAATTTTTGTTCATCGCAAACGCGACGGCtatctcgcgttcgcgaaagaggatatCTGGGCAGaagtataaagtactctatttcgagagTTTCAGCCATTTTcacatttttggagctatggagctcggattaagGTGATTATTgaagcaattttcaccatatgaattgatgtaagtgttctctactcgattttgattatattccatgtatctatcttcgattttagcttttggttgatgaattttaagaGAAATTGCGGGCTTTGGCCTAAAGTtttataatatgaatttttgagtttcgaaTACCGATTTGGAGtcgaatttgagtgaaactagtatggttagactcgttaTTGAATGGGTTATctaattttatgagttttgtcgagTTTCGAGGCGTGGGCCTTGGTGTGATTTTTGGTCGGATTTGGGATTTGAGTTAGGATTCGATTTTTTTCATTTAGAATAGTctccttgggctttatttgatgtatttgagttgcttttggctagttttgagctgtCCGAAGGTCGCTACCCGtgtgatggcatttttggagcaccggcttgctcggtattggaattggcttgtttgaggtaagtaactcttccaaacttagtgctgagggtatgaaaccccgaattatgtgttatgtgatcgGTGTTGagatgacgcacatgctaggtgacggacgtgtgggcgtgcacagtgtgaattgtgactctgttgtttctgtagtactgtgtagttacctgatcttaccTGTAACCATGAAATTTCTAAGTACTTGAGCTATTGAGCTGTGATCCATGCTAGAATccatgtctaggctacatgtTTATCCTATTGAgacctgtagacatgtgatttttgaccttctctaaaaattttatatttttagcacgtaaatatttaatttaggcctaatatagctatttcaactcattttaactcttttattttattttcttacaagaaaaataaaaattacaaacaagtattttagtttatgtacttttcataaaaaacaattttaaaaaaatagtaccttatttttatctttatataatttcgaaaacacaaaaatagtttatatttagtttaattaattaggattagctttggtattgtgcaatatttctatcttattttaaaatacattatgtagtatttcagattatgaaaaaatacaaaaaatatatatattgcatctgcattttggattttattttacatttttagattaattaagtaagttattgttgaaaaaatagaaaaagatcataaaaaaatagtcatgttacattttactctttaattttcaaattttggcaattttcttttaatttggtttttaattagttgtaataattattagggttaattaatttaattgtctaagataatttggggatagaaattaatttaggttttatttaaaaaaataaaaaaagagtcttacctaactaattaggaagcttctatattggtagggtaaaactaacactaatgaaaattaaataataacactaactagtggataattaaagaagttaaaagtataatttgtaatggaagatgcactaatttgatgcctatttagagATTAGAGAGCTGGAGAAAGAGGGGGGGGAGTTCAAAATATAGAGAGGAAAAAAAGACGGCTTCTTCTTAACGGAGACAGAGaatatacactcgatatacagtcagtatacattctatataaactagagatactctcgatatacactggatatacacggaTAACCAACGAAAAGAGGGTCTtcttcctcctaaaaattctacatCTAGATCTTAACATCCACCATGAAAGAGCC
The Nicotiana sylvestris chromosome 11, ASM39365v2, whole genome shotgun sequence DNA segment above includes these coding regions:
- the LOC104248150 gene encoding defensin-like protein encodes the protein MGRLFATFFLVAMLLLATEMGPMSSAEARTCESQSHRFHGTCVRGSNCASVCQTEGFIGGNCRGLRRRCFCTRNC